AAGGGGTCGGGCGTCGACATCGACCGCGTGCTGGCCCTGGACACGCAGCGGCGCGACCTGACGACGCGGCGCGAGACGCTCAAGGCCGAGCAGAACAAGCTCGCCAAGGAGATGGGGCCGCGGATGGGGCAGCTCTCCAAGGCCCTCAAGGACGCCGACGGCGACGCGCGGGCCGAGCTGCAGGCCGAGATGGAAGGGCTGAAGGCCGGGCCGGCGAGGCTGAAGGCCGAGATCGAGGGGCTCGAAACCGAGCTGGCGGGCGTCGAGCCCGAGCTGCAAGGATTGCTCCTCACGATCCCCCAGCCGCCCGACGCCGACGTGCCCGATGGCGCGGGCAGCGAGGACAACGTCGAGATCCGGCGGTGGTCGCCCGAGGGCTTTGACCCCGCGACGCCCTTCGCCGAGCAAAGGGGATTCGGGGCCAAGAGCCATACCGAGATCGCCGAGCAACACGGCCTCATCGACTTCGAGCGCGGCGTGAAGCTGAGCGGCTCGCGCAGCTACGTGCTGACCGGCGACGGATTCCGGCTGCACCAGGCCGTGCTGCGGTACGCGTTCGACCAGATCATCGCCAAGGGCTTCACGCCCGTCAGCGCCCCGAGCATCGTGCGCGAGCACGCGATGGTCGGTACGGGCTTCTTCCCCGGCGGGCGCGAGCAGACGTACGAGGTGGGCATCCACGAAAAGGGCGACGCGGATCAGCCGCAATGGGAGGCCGACGGCTACCTCACCGGCACGGGCGAGGTCGGCCTGATGGGCTTCCACATGGACGAGATCGTCGACGAGGCGGACCTGCCCATCCGGCTTTGCACGCTGTCGCCCTGCTACCGCCGCGAGGCCGGGGCTGCGGGCAAGGACACGGCGGGCCTGTACCGCGTGCATTACTTTGAGAAGGTCGAGCAGGTGGTCATCTGCAAGGCGGACGAGGCCGAGAGCCGCCGCTGGCACCAGGAAATGATTGGTTACGTCGAGGAGCTCTTGCAGGGCCTCGGGCTGCCGTACCGCCTGCTCCAATGCTGCGCAGGCGACCTGGGCCAGAAGAACGCCGACATGATCGACGTGGAGTGCTGGATGCCCAGCCGCGGGGAACAAGGCCAAGGCGACTGGGGCGAGACGCACAGCGCCAGCCGGCTCTACGACTTCCAGTGCCGGCGGCTGAACCTGCGGTATCGCCAGGGCGGCGCGCAGGGCAAGGGCGCGACGACGTTCTGCCACTCGCTGAACAACACCGTGCTCGCGAGCCCGCGGTTCCTCATCCCGCTCATCGAGATGCACCAGAACGCCGATGGGTCGGTCACCATCCCCGAGGTGCTGCGGCCGTACATGAACGGGCAGGCAACGATCGGGTAGACGATGACCACGCCGACGAACGAGCTCCGCCGCGTCATCACCCTGCCCGGGGCTGTTGGCATCGGGCTGGGCTCGATCATTGGTACCGGTGCGTTCGTCACGCTCGGCCTTGGCGCAGGGCTGGCCGGGCCGTGGCTCCTGCTGGCGATCGTCATCGCGGGCGCGCTGGCGATGTGCAACGGCCTGAGTAGCGCCCAGCTCGCCGCCGTGCACCCGGTGAGCGGCGGGACGTACGCGTATGGCTACCGCTTCGTGCACCCGCTGGCGGGCTTCGCGGCCGGCTGGGTGTTCCTGATCGCCAAGACCGCCTCGTGCGCGACGGCGGCGCTCGGTCTCGGCGGGCTCATCGCATGGGCCACGGGCAAGCCGGGCGATGGCGCCACCATGACGCTCGCCGCCCTCGGCTCGCTGCTGGTCGTCGCGGCGATGGCGCTGGCGGGCGTGACGCGGTCGGTGCGGTTCAACTTCGTGCTCTTGTTCGTCACCGCGTTCGCGCTGCTGACGATGGTGATCGCGGCAGCGCCGGCGGCGTGGCGAGGATGGCAGGGGCTGTCGTGGTCGGCCATCGCCGATCGACCGATCTCCGCCCCCGGCGTGCTCGAGACGGCGGCCCTGTCGTTCGTCGCCTTCGCCGGCTTTGCGCGCATCGCGACGATGGGCGAGGAAGTCCGCGAGCCACGCCGGACCATCCCCCGTGCAGTCGTCATCACGCTGGGCGTCGCGATCGTGCTCTACGCGCTGGTCGCCTTCACCGGGCTCGGCGTGCTCGGCGCAGCCGAGTTCGGCTCGCGCGCCGCCGAGGACGCCGCCCCGCTGCTCGCCGTGGCGAAAGCGGTCGAAGCCCCCACGCTGGCAATCATGTTGGGGATGGGCGCCGCGGCCGCGCTGCTGGCGGTGCAGTTGAACCTCATCATGGGCCTCGCCCGCGTGGCGCTCGCTGCCGGTCGGGAGCGAGATCTGCCCCCGCCACTTGCGCGTGTCGATCGCCAGGGCGTGCCCGCCATCGCCACGGCGTGCGTGGTCGCGGGCATCGCGCTGTTGATCGTCGTGGGCACGGTGCCCCACGCCTGGTCGCTCGCGGCGGCGGCGGTGCTGGTGTACTACGCCATCACCAACATCGCCGCGATGCGCGTCGGCGAGGGCAGGTTCATCGCGCGCTCGGTCAGCACGCTCGGCCTCACCGGTTGCGTGTCGCTCGCCGCGTTCATCGAGCCGATCGTGCTCGGCGTCGTCTTGGGCCTGCTCACGATCGGATTTGGCGTCCGATTCGCAAGCCACAAGCTTCAGCCGCCGCCAGTGCCCTCGCCCGGATCGGCCGCCGGCTCGTCGACGGGATCGCTCGCGGGATCGCCCTGATCAATGGGGTCGACGGGATCGGCCGGAGCCTCGCCGGCCGGGGCCGGAGCGCTCACGACCTCGCGGCCAAGCGTGTCGTTGATGAGCCGTTCGATCTGCTCTGCAACGTCAACGTCGTAGGGCTCATTGGCCACGCCGACCTCGTCGGCCTTGTTCTGGGCCGCCTCGATGTAGAGCCGGACCTGAGGAGCGGTCGGGTTCTGCAGCGGCTGCAGGTCGCCCTGAGGATCGCGCTGCGAGATTGGCTCCAGCACCGGATCGAGATCGGCCAGCACGAGCTTGTCTTCGATGAGGCCTCGCTGGAGGCGCTGGGTGGCCAGCTCGCCCGCAGCGCGCTCTTCGTCCGTGATGCCATCGACGCTCAGGCTGTTGGCCTCGATGTACTCGAGCAGGCCGACTGGCAGCAGCGGGTGGTCTTCGAGCTCCTGGATCACCAGGCCCAGGTCCTCGAAGGTCACGTCGCCGGCCTCGAACGCGGAAGTGAGCTGATCGATCTGGGTGTTGATCCGGGTCTGCTGGCCAGCAGGAAGCTTCGACTCCTGCACCGCGGCCTTCATGCCGGCGTTCATGGCGCCGGCGGTCCAACCCTTCCAGTTCATCCACACGATGACGCCGCCGATGACGACGAGCGCTGCAACGACGCCCAAGACGGCCAGGCAACCCACGAGGAGGTTGCCCCGACGAGCGGCGACAGGTCGAAAATGCGTACGGCAAATGTTTGGCACTTGGAATCCCCCGTTCTGGACGTGCAACGAACCGCGAATCTTTGGCCCGCACGGGCCTGCGTTCTCTTGACGCTGGGAAAGTGGCGCTTACGCTTTCGGCTCGATACGTCGTGATCCCCGATAGCTCAATGGTAGAGCGAGCGGCTGTTAACCGCTAGGTTGCAGGTTCGAGTCCTGCTCGGGGAGCTTCTGGAGCCCGCATCTTCATGGTGCGGGCTTTCTCGTTCGAGCTTTCGCCGGGGTGCTCAGCCGTCGCGCCCCGCAGCGACCGCCGGCATCGCAGCTTCCTCCTGCTCGAAGCGGGCAAGTTCATCCGATGTCGGCAGCCGATCGGCGGCAGTCGCGAGCACGCCTGCCGGAACCCGTCCAGCGGGGAGTTCGAAGTCGAAGACGACCCGCATGGTGCCAGAGGTAGGCTCGATCTCGGGCTCGACGTACCTGGCCCTGGCGAAGACGACCGCGTCGAGCGGCTCGTGCAGGTGGATTGCGTAGGTGTTGCCCGCTCGAACGTCGAGTGCCGCGGCCGCGGGCAGGAACAAATCGGTGCTGAGCTGATCAATATCGCTCAGGAGTGCGACGGGATCGCCACCACGGACCACGGCGCCGTCCTCGACCATGCGTCGGACCACGACGCCGTCGAAGGGCGCTCGGATGCGGTGTCGCTCGACCTGCGCCAGAGCTTCTCGCGAACGCAATTCTGCCGCGTCCTGCTGTTCGCGGGCCTCGACGAGCTCGGTTTGGGCGATCTCGAGTTCGAATTGTGCGTTGACGACCTCCTCGTCGGTCGCCGCGCCGCGCTTCTGGAGCGAGCGCGTGCGATCGAGCACCCGCTCGGCATTCGCAACACGCAGACTCGCCCGGTTGAGCCTGGCGCCCTGATCGGCTTCCTGCCTTGCCAGTGCGGCAGCGGCGACGGCGACTCGATCGTCGAGCCTGGCGATGACCTCGCCTTGTCGAACACGCTGACCCTCGGTCGCAAGCATCTCGAGCATCAGGCCGTCGAAGGCGGACCCAACGGTCACGGATCGGCGTGGCCTCACCACACCGGGAAGGACCTGGTCGGGTGATTCGACCTGGATGATTCGTCCCTCGTCCCCGGTGGCCGTCGCCGACGGGGTCGGATCTTCGACGTGCAGCGTGTGCACGCAGGTCGCGATCGCAGGGAGGACGAATGCCTTGGCAAGAGCGTGCATGGTCAGTTTCCTCGTGCGCGCTGAGCGCTATCGTTCACTGAATCCTCGATTGATCTCGTTCATGAAGGCGGCGAATCGACGGCGCGCCATGGCCGCCGTCGACATGGGCCGCACGGGCATTTGTGCGACCAGAGTGGCGTTGGCCGGCGGCGTCGAGTCTCGGTCGAGCGCGATGCGAATCTCGCGATATGGCGCCACGGCCCGCCCCGTCGTCGGATCGATGGCAATGCTGAGCGACTGTGCAGCCTTCACGACCGCCGCGTCGAGGCCGCGACTGCTCGCGTCGCTGATACCGATGACGGTACCGGTATAGCGGGCCGCAGGATCCGAAGGCGAGCGGCAGGTGAGCTCGTCACCGATCCGAAGCCGTAATCGCTCGTGGTGCTCCGGGCCCAGCAGCAGCACGGCCTGAGCGCCGCCCGAGCCAACCTGGACGAGCGGATCCCCCCGGCGGACGCGGATACCCGGCCGATCTACGAACGTTGCCAGGACTCGTACGGGCCCGGCAGCACTGATGCTCAAGGCACGCGCGTCTCGCTGGACGTCAACGAGCGTGGCGGCCACGGCCTGTTCGCTCGCGAGCCTGTCGTAGGCCTCCCCCGGCGACCGCAGGCTCGCTCGGACGGTCTCGGTTTGCTTCACGCGGGCGTCGGCCAGCACGGTCCTGGCCGTGGCGTCGATCGCGTCGTTCTCGAGCGCGAGGATCTGAGACCCGGCGGGATATACCAGCCCGACCTGGCCCGTGGTCTCTCGGACGATGCCGTCGCTGGGCGCGTGGATCGTCTCGATGTGTTCGTAGGAGCTGATGCCACGCGCCGCAATGGGCCACGAGAGTGGAACGAGCAGGACACCGCCAACCACGAGCATCGCACACGCACCGACGACGCAGGCCGCGCGGCGGCGTCGACCGGCCAGTTCCTCGGCCTCTCGTACGTAGCGTCCAAGGGACAGCAGGATCCGCCCGATCAAGAGGCTTAGAAACACGCCAGCCAGTGCGATGCCCAGCCCGCCGAACTTCATCACGAGCACCGTTGCGATGGTGGCCATGATGACCACGCGGTAGGAGAGCTGTGCGACGCCGAACGAAAGCAACCCGACGGATCCCCATGCCCAACGATCGGGCGTCGTGCTGCGAAGGCCGAAGAACGCCCGCTTTGCCACCTTTGCCAGCACTTCCTCGCACCGAGAACGGAGGTTGGGTACGCCAGCCAGATCGGAGACGAGGTAGTACGCGTCGTAGCGAAGCAAGGGATTCATATTGAACAACAGCGTGGTCACCGTCGCGAGCAGGAGCGCTTGGTAGGCGACCGTATTGAGGACCGAGGGCCCGGTCGTTGCCCAGACGAAGAGCGCGATGATGCCCACGATCGACTCGAGATACACCCCCGCCACCGTCACGACGACGCGTTGCTTGGTGCTCGTGAACGACCAGGCGTCCGTCGCATCGACGTATGCCAGCGGCGTGAAGAGCACGAGGTACGCGCCCATTTCCGGGACGTGGCCGCCAAAGGCCTTGCACGCATAGGCATGCCCGAACTCATGGATGACCTTCAGGCCGATCAGCGTGGCCCAGAGCAGCACCAGGTTGCCCCCGGTGAAGGCGGCCGCGACCGGCGCGGTCAGGTCGTTCCAGCGGGTGAAGACGACGAGCAGGCTCGCCACGGCCAGCACGAACCAGGCCGCGACCGCGGGCTTGGTGAAGAGCCAGCTTGCGAATGGAAGCGTCCGAGTGAGGAATCGGTCGGGATTCAACAACGGAACACGCAGGAAGAAGATGCCCAACGCCCGCGACAGCCTCTCGGCCTGCCGGCGACGCTGGAAGCGTTCGTAGAGCACGGCGCCATCGCTCAACGGGAGGACCAAGAGGTTGCGTTGGTGCAGGCTGACGATGAACTCGTAGAACCGCTGTTCGTCCTGACTCGTAAGGATTCCCCGCTCGCACAACGAGTCAAACGTCTGGCCGAGCGTGCGAGTCCGGTCGAGGGCCGAGAGCACCCGATAGTCTTCTGGATCGAGTCGATGGGTCTTGAAGGTGATCGGATCTCGGAGCACGTAGGCCGGGCCAGACCGGAACCGGTGCCGCGAGATGCTGAGCTCGTGGCGCACCGACACGACCGCATCACGGAGACGGGCGGCCAGATCGGGATGTGCGGTCGCAGTAGACATCACCGGATCCAGAAGTTCAGATGGGCATAATCGATGACGTGGTGCAGCCCGACCCACCAGTTCGGCCGTTCGCCTGCATCGATCATGGCGATGCCCTCCATGCCGGGTCGGAGCCACGCTTCGCCTTCGGCCAACCGGCCGCGCGCTACGAAGACCGGGCGACCGTCGCGTAACGTCGCGGCGGGCTCGACGCGTTCGAGCACCAGGAGTTCAGCGTCCTCGGGCCTTGCGTGGCTGGCGAAGCGGACGTCGACGCCCGGCGTCAGGTCGGTCACCCTCCGCTCTGGTACGTCGATTCGTAGCTCGAGCGCCCCGTGCTCAGCGATGGAAAGCAGCGGCTCGCCCAACGGCACGAGCCGCCCCCGCAGGGCTGACAGCTCGCTGCCTACCACCGTGCCCGAAACCGGAGCGGTCATGACGGCCCGCTCGATCTGTGTCAGCACGAGATCGAGCTCGGTCTGGTAGATGTCACGCTCGGCGCGGGCGATAGCCGCTGCGGAGGGATCGCCCGATGCAACGGCGTCCCGCAGCCGGAGTGACGCTTGGCGCACCTCGGTCGCCAGGTGCTCGCGTCGAACGGCGTGATCGCTTGCATCGAGCACGATGAG
This Phycisphaerales bacterium DNA region includes the following protein-coding sequences:
- the serS gene encoding serine--tRNA ligase, translating into MIDLKHLREDPEHYKKGAARKGSGVDIDRVLALDTQRRDLTTRRETLKAEQNKLAKEMGPRMGQLSKALKDADGDARAELQAEMEGLKAGPARLKAEIEGLETELAGVEPELQGLLLTIPQPPDADVPDGAGSEDNVEIRRWSPEGFDPATPFAEQRGFGAKSHTEIAEQHGLIDFERGVKLSGSRSYVLTGDGFRLHQAVLRYAFDQIIAKGFTPVSAPSIVREHAMVGTGFFPGGREQTYEVGIHEKGDADQPQWEADGYLTGTGEVGLMGFHMDEIVDEADLPIRLCTLSPCYRREAGAAGKDTAGLYRVHYFEKVEQVVICKADEAESRRWHQEMIGYVEELLQGLGLPYRLLQCCAGDLGQKNADMIDVECWMPSRGEQGQGDWGETHSASRLYDFQCRRLNLRYRQGGAQGKGATTFCHSLNNTVLASPRFLIPLIEMHQNADGSVTIPEVLRPYMNGQATIG
- a CDS encoding APC family permease: MTTPTNELRRVITLPGAVGIGLGSIIGTGAFVTLGLGAGLAGPWLLLAIVIAGALAMCNGLSSAQLAAVHPVSGGTYAYGYRFVHPLAGFAAGWVFLIAKTASCATAALGLGGLIAWATGKPGDGATMTLAALGSLLVVAAMALAGVTRSVRFNFVLLFVTAFALLTMVIAAAPAAWRGWQGLSWSAIADRPISAPGVLETAALSFVAFAGFARIATMGEEVREPRRTIPRAVVITLGVAIVLYALVAFTGLGVLGAAEFGSRAAEDAAPLLAVAKAVEAPTLAIMLGMGAAAALLAVQLNLIMGLARVALAAGRERDLPPPLARVDRQGVPAIATACVVAGIALLIVVGTVPHAWSLAAAAVLVYYAITNIAAMRVGEGRFIARSVSTLGLTGCVSLAAFIEPIVLGVVLGLLTIGFGVRFASHKLQPPPVPSPGSAAGSSTGSLAGSP
- a CDS encoding efflux RND transporter periplasmic adaptor subunit, translated to MHALAKAFVLPAIATCVHTLHVEDPTPSATATGDEGRIIQVESPDQVLPGVVRPRRSVTVGSAFDGLMLEMLATEGQRVRQGEVIARLDDRVAVAAAALARQEADQGARLNRASLRVANAERVLDRTRSLQKRGAATDEEVVNAQFELEIAQTELVEAREQQDAAELRSREALAQVERHRIRAPFDGVVVRRMVEDGAVVRGGDPVALLSDIDQLSTDLFLPAAAALDVRAGNTYAIHLHEPLDAVVFARARYVEPEIEPTSGTMRVVFDFELPAGRVPAGVLATAADRLPTSDELARFEQEEAAMPAVAAGRDG